One genomic segment of Myxocyprinus asiaticus isolate MX2 ecotype Aquarium Trade chromosome 14, UBuf_Myxa_2, whole genome shotgun sequence includes these proteins:
- the LOC127452179 gene encoding suppressor of cytokine signaling 3-like: MVTHSKFDSAMSSSLFDANMRLPSHRYKTFSSKLQYQMVQHAVRKLQESGFYWGPISGKDANHMLNSEPSGTFLVRDSSDNRHFFTLSVKTESGTKNLRVQCDSKCFFLQTDSKSMQSVPRFDCVLKLVHHYMPLSRSPLLIGNSQSAYYIYSGGDKIPLELLRPLPCTMSSLQHLCRKTVNGHIDVSSKRDQLPQQLKDFLQEYDAPI, encoded by the coding sequence ATGGTAACCCACAGCAAGTTTGACAGCGCAATGAGCAGCAGCCTGTTTGACGCAAATATGCGGCTGCCATCTCACCGTTACAAGACCTTCAGCTCCAAACTGCAATATCAGATGGTGCAACACGCCGTCCGGAAGCTTCAAGAGAGCGGCTTCTATTGGGGCCCCATCAGTGGCAAAGATGCCAATCACATGTTGAACTCAGAGCCCAGTGGGACCTTTCTGGTCCGAGACAGCTCGGACAACCGGCACTTCTTCACACTCAGCGTCAAGACAGAGTCGGGCACCAAGAACTTGCGAGTCCAGTGTGACAGCAAGTGCTTTTTCCTCCAGACGGACTCCAAGAGCATGCAGTCTGTGCCTCGCTTTGACTGTGTGCTCAAACTCGTCCATCACTACATGCCATTGTCCAGGAGTCCACTGTTAATAGGAAACTCTCAAAGTGCATACTACATTTACTCAGGAGGTGATAAAATCCCCCTGGAGCTCTTGAGACCGCTACCATGCACCATGTCCTCCCTGCAGCATCTGTGCAGGAAGACGGTGAATGGACATATAGATGTTTCCAGCAAAAGAGACCAGCTGCCTCAACAACTTAAAGACTTCCTACAGGAGTATGATGCACCTATCTAA